A DNA window from Haliovirga abyssi contains the following coding sequences:
- the fmt gene encoding methionyl-tRNA formyltransferase, translating to MRVVFMGTPEFAVDSLRGVYEKYNVVAVFTQPDKPNSRGKKIRFLPVKQFALDNEIPIYQPKSVKSEETLEILKELAPDIIVVVAYGKILPNSIIDMPKYGVINVHGSLLPKYRGASPIHHAIINGEEKTGVTIMYIAEELDAGDMILKKELKIEEDDTLETIHDKLKVVGKEALLEAMELIEQGKVKQEEQDHSSATFTKPIKKEEAKINWNDTKENIYNFVRGLNPFPTAYTVSNGKRYKIYEVEKIEKNYNGVCGEVVEIDKNKGAIIKSNNGAILLKKIRPENKKIITGKDLINGNFVKLGDIFSWEEKI from the coding sequence ATGAGAGTAGTTTTTATGGGAACACCTGAATTTGCAGTAGATTCGCTAAGAGGAGTATATGAGAAATATAATGTTGTTGCTGTTTTTACACAACCAGACAAACCAAATTCACGAGGTAAAAAAATAAGATTTTTACCAGTAAAGCAGTTTGCATTAGATAATGAAATACCAATTTATCAGCCTAAAAGCGTTAAATCAGAAGAAACATTAGAAATATTAAAAGAGTTGGCACCAGATATAATTGTTGTAGTTGCATATGGGAAAATATTACCAAATTCTATAATAGATATGCCAAAATATGGAGTTATTAATGTGCATGGGTCATTATTGCCTAAATATAGAGGAGCATCTCCAATTCATCATGCGATAATTAATGGAGAAGAAAAAACTGGTGTTACAATTATGTATATAGCAGAAGAATTAGATGCTGGAGATATGATTTTGAAAAAAGAGCTAAAAATAGAAGAAGATGACACTCTTGAAACTATACATGATAAATTAAAAGTGGTAGGTAAAGAAGCTTTGTTAGAAGCAATGGAGTTAATAGAACAAGGGAAAGTAAAGCAAGAAGAACAAGATCATAGTAGTGCTACTTTTACAAAGCCAATAAAAAAAGAGGAAGCAAAAATTAATTGGAATGATACAAAAGAGAATATTTATAATTTTGTAAGAGGATTAAATCCATTTCCAACAGCATATACTGTTTCAAACGGTAAAAGATATAAAATATATGAAGTTGAAAAAATAGAAAAAAATTATAATGGAGTTTGTGGAGAAGTAGTAGAAATTGATAAGAATAAAGGGGCAATAATAAAATCGAATAATGGAGCAATTTTATTAAAAAAAATAAGGCCAGAAAATAAAAAAATTATTACTGGTAAAGATTTAATTAATGGTAATTTTGTAAAATTAGGAGATATTTTTAGTTGGGAGGAGAAAATATGA
- a CDS encoding redox-sensing transcriptional repressor Rex, translating into MKQEKISPRVIERLTKYLRCLENLNPEDYISSEGLAEKMGFTAAQVRKDLSNFGEFGIRGKGYNIRKLHSDIEKILGVNKTNNIILVGVGRLGTALLSEPEFTKESFNIAGLFDKDEKKIGTEIMGKKIRDLKEIEHFTSSKEDIAMAIITVPKMAAQEVCDVLVKAGIKAILNFVPVKLDIPEGVVIENIDLYGKLQELNYWKERKLK; encoded by the coding sequence ATGAAGCAAGAAAAAATTTCACCAAGAGTCATAGAACGTTTAACAAAATATTTAAGATGTTTGGAAAATCTAAATCCAGAAGATTATATTTCTTCAGAAGGTTTGGCAGAAAAAATGGGATTTACTGCTGCACAAGTGAGAAAAGATTTATCAAATTTTGGGGAATTTGGTATAAGAGGAAAAGGATATAATATTAGAAAATTACATAGTGATATAGAAAAAATATTAGGAGTGAATAAAACTAATAATATTATATTGGTTGGAGTAGGTAGATTAGGAACAGCTCTTTTATCTGAGCCTGAATTTACAAAAGAAAGTTTTAATATTGCAGGGCTATTTGACAAAGATGAGAAAAAAATAGGCACAGAAATTATGGGGAAAAAAATAAGAGACTTAAAAGAGATAGAACACTTTACTTCTAGTAAAGAAGATATTGCAATGGCAATAATTACAGTACCTAAAATGGCAGCACAGGAAGTTTGTGATGTTTTGGTTAAAGCAGGAATAAAAGCAATATTAAATTTCGTACCAGTAAAGTTAGATATTCCTGAAGGAGTAGTTATAGAAAATATAGACTTATATGGGAAACTTCAAGAACTAAATTACTGGAAAGAAAGAAAATTAAAATAG
- the folD gene encoding bifunctional methylenetetrahydrofolate dehydrogenase/methenyltetrahydrofolate cyclohydrolase FolD, with protein sequence MYQLIDGKKISSEIKDEIKTEVSELKEKMGAVPGLAVILVGDNSASQVYVNSKERACKALGFHSEKYELSADTTEEELLKLIDELNEKSEINGILVQLPVPKQIDTKKVLNRISAEKDVDGFHPLNVGKLAVGDESAFYSCTPYGIIEMLKRSNIEIEGKEAVIVGRSNIVGKPMALLLLQENATVTVAHSRTKDLASVVKRADIIIAAVGRAKLITEDMVKDGAVIIDVGMNRVDGKLCGDVDFENVKDKCSYITPVPGGVGPMTIAMLMKNTLISFKRSKKI encoded by the coding sequence GTGTATCAATTAATTGACGGGAAAAAGATTTCATCTGAAATAAAAGATGAAATAAAAACGGAAGTATCAGAATTAAAAGAAAAAATGGGAGCTGTTCCTGGACTTGCAGTAATTTTAGTAGGTGATAATTCAGCTTCGCAAGTTTATGTTAATTCAAAAGAAAGAGCATGTAAAGCATTAGGTTTTCATTCTGAAAAATATGAACTAAGTGCAGATACAACAGAGGAAGAACTTTTAAAATTAATTGATGAATTAAATGAAAAATCTGAAATTAATGGAATTTTAGTTCAATTACCAGTGCCAAAACAAATTGATACTAAAAAAGTTCTAAACAGAATATCAGCAGAAAAAGATGTAGATGGATTTCATCCTTTGAATGTTGGAAAATTAGCAGTAGGAGATGAGAGTGCCTTTTATTCATGTACTCCATACGGAATTATAGAAATGCTAAAAAGGAGCAACATTGAAATTGAAGGAAAAGAAGCAGTTATAGTTGGAAGAAGTAATATTGTAGGGAAACCTATGGCTTTATTATTATTGCAAGAAAATGCAACAGTAACAGTGGCGCATAGTAGAACGAAAGATTTGGCTAGTGTGGTAAAAAGAGCGGATATTATTATAGCAGCTGTAGGAAGAGCTAAATTGATAACAGAAGATATGGTTAAAGATGGAGCTGTTATAATTGATGTAGGGATGAATAGAGTAGATGGGAAATTATGTGGAGATGTAGATTTTGAAAATGTAAAAGATAAATGTAGTTATATAACACCTGTTCCAGGTGGAGTTGGGCCTATGACAATAGCTATGCTTATGAAAAACACATTAATTTCATTTAAAAGAAGTAAAAAAATATAA
- a CDS encoding site-2 protease family protein, whose translation MKSKFNEYVYKFRQMNRNISPIAKYVYGGLIILIFIALFKKVILNPGIIIMIIAMYFAIVLHEVAHGYVAFLNGDPTAKIFGRLTLNPVKHIDPIGITIPMILIFMGSPFVIGWAKPVPINYSMLKNKKIGLFTVAIAGVTVNFINVIISTLILKIFFSQQVIYSIYISLMQGMSINIFNIQNGLALFFIYFIFINMALGIFNLIPIPPLDGSRILEVFVNKKGKQLLNSMEKYGMIILVVLLYLNVIQMIIEPIFNFFLKIIFSIL comes from the coding sequence ATGAAAAGCAAATTTAACGAATATGTTTATAAATTTAGACAAATGAACAGAAATATTTCTCCAATAGCTAAATATGTATATGGCGGATTAATTATATTAATTTTTATTGCACTATTTAAAAAAGTCATATTAAATCCAGGTATTATAATTATGATAATAGCAATGTATTTTGCAATTGTTTTGCATGAAGTTGCTCATGGATATGTGGCATTTTTAAATGGAGATCCAACTGCTAAAATATTTGGGAGATTAACTTTAAATCCTGTAAAACATATAGATCCAATTGGTATTACTATACCAATGATATTAATTTTTATGGGTTCGCCATTTGTAATAGGATGGGCAAAACCTGTGCCAATAAATTATTCTATGCTAAAAAATAAAAAAATAGGACTGTTTACAGTTGCTATAGCTGGAGTAACAGTTAATTTTATTAATGTTATAATATCAACATTAATTTTGAAAATATTTTTTTCGCAACAGGTTATTTATTCAATTTATATTAGCTTAATGCAAGGAATGAGTATAAATATATTTAATATACAAAATGGATTAGCTCTGTTTTTTATATATTTTATATTTATAAATATGGCTTTAGGTATATTTAATTTAATACCTATACCGCCATTAGATGGTTCTAGAATTTTAGAGGTGTTTGTAAATAAAAAAGGGAAACAACTTCTTAATTCTATGGAAAAATATGGAATGATAATACTTGTAGTGCTTTTATATTTAAATGTAATACAAATGATTATAGAACCTATATTTAATTTTTTCTTAAAAATTATATTTTCTATATTATAA
- the trpD gene encoding anthranilate phosphoribosyltransferase — protein MDIKMGIKKVTSREDLTREEMIDVMNEIMEGKATDAQIAGFLIALKMKGETIEEITGAATVMREKSLKIYPEKEILLDTCGTGGDNLGTINISTAVAFVAAAAGISVAKHGNRSVSSKSGSADVLEALGVNLSITPEKVEESIKKVGIGFLFALTHHKSMKYAIGPRRQLGVRTIFNVLGPLTNPANAEYQLMGVYSKDLVEPIANVLNNLGIKRAMVVHGEDGLDEITTTGKTFVGEVNNGEVKTYSINIEDYFEKNSVEDLKGEDAKYNGEVIKNILSGKEKGAKRNIIIINSAAVLFITGLVNDLKSGIKKAEEILDSGKALNKLNEYVKFTNS, from the coding sequence ATGGATATAAAAATGGGAATAAAAAAAGTTACCTCTAGGGAAGATCTTACAAGAGAAGAAATGATTGATGTTATGAATGAAATAATGGAAGGAAAAGCAACAGATGCACAGATTGCTGGCTTTTTAATTGCTTTGAAAATGAAAGGTGAAACAATTGAGGAGATAACAGGAGCAGCAACTGTTATGAGAGAAAAATCTTTAAAAATTTATCCTGAAAAAGAAATTTTATTAGATACTTGTGGAACTGGTGGAGATAATTTAGGAACAATTAATATATCTACTGCAGTTGCATTTGTAGCAGCAGCGGCGGGAATTAGCGTAGCAAAACATGGTAATAGATCAGTATCTTCTAAAAGTGGAAGTGCAGATGTATTAGAAGCATTAGGAGTAAATCTTTCTATTACACCAGAAAAAGTAGAAGAATCAATTAAAAAAGTTGGAATAGGATTTTTATTTGCATTAACTCATCATAAATCAATGAAATATGCTATTGGACCAAGAAGACAATTAGGTGTAAGGACTATTTTTAATGTTTTAGGACCATTAACAAATCCTGCAAATGCAGAATATCAATTAATGGGAGTATATTCAAAAGATTTAGTAGAACCTATTGCTAATGTACTTAATAATTTAGGTATAAAAAGAGCAATGGTTGTACATGGAGAAGATGGATTAGATGAAATAACAACAACAGGAAAAACTTTTGTTGGAGAAGTTAATAATGGAGAAGTGAAAACATATAGTATTAATATTGAAGATTATTTTGAAAAAAATAGTGTTGAAGATCTAAAAGGTGAAGATGCAAAATATAATGGAGAAGTTATAAAAAATATATTGTCTGGAAAAGAAAAAGGGGCAAAAAGAAATATTATTATAATAAATAGTGCAGCTGTACTATTTATTACTGGTTTGGTAAATGATTTGAAAAGTGGAATAAAAAAAGCAGAAGAGATTTTAGATTCTGGTAAAGCATTAAATAAACTTAATGAATATGTGAAATTTACTAATAGTTAA
- a CDS encoding dihydroorotase, with protein sequence MYVLKNGFVVDSENGLYGKMDILIKNGEIVEIGENISINNAKEIKIYDLSGKTVFPGFIDMHVHLREPGREDKETIETGLKAAVAGGFVGVAPMPNTNPICDNKVVVDYILNQAKELKLAEIYPIGAITKGEKGEELAKIGEMFESGIVAVSDDGHPVTNSMLTRRAFQYIKQFDIPLISHSEDVYISKDGVMNEGEYSIKLGLKGIPNSAEEIMVDRDIILCEAENSRLHIAHASTNGSLRMVKEAKLRGVNVTVEVTPHHFTLTDEEVEKQDYSTDTKVNPPLRNKKDRDAIIEYIRDGIVDVIATDHAPHTKVDKNVEYDFAPFGISGIETAVGLVVTELLKKDVIDLNRMAELLSINPRKILKIKGGIKKGNLAKLSIIDIDKKWIVNKNEFYSKGINTPFNEMELYGKPYMTIVNGNIVMKNGEILG encoded by the coding sequence ATGTATGTTTTAAAAAATGGATTTGTAGTAGATTCGGAAAATGGATTGTATGGTAAAATGGATATCTTAATTAAAAATGGAGAGATAGTAGAAATAGGAGAAAATATTTCTATTAATAATGCGAAAGAGATAAAAATATATGATTTATCAGGTAAAACAGTTTTTCCTGGATTTATAGATATGCATGTACATTTAAGAGAACCTGGAAGAGAAGATAAGGAAACAATTGAAACTGGATTAAAAGCAGCAGTTGCAGGAGGTTTTGTAGGAGTTGCACCTATGCCAAATACAAATCCAATCTGTGATAATAAAGTAGTTGTGGATTATATATTAAATCAAGCTAAAGAATTAAAATTGGCAGAAATTTATCCAATAGGAGCAATAACAAAAGGAGAAAAAGGGGAAGAATTAGCTAAAATTGGAGAAATGTTTGAAAGTGGAATAGTTGCTGTATCTGATGATGGACATCCAGTTACAAATTCTATGTTGACAAGAAGAGCTTTTCAATATATAAAGCAATTTGATATTCCTTTGATATCACATTCAGAAGATGTATATATATCAAAAGATGGGGTAATGAATGAGGGAGAATATTCTATAAAACTTGGATTAAAAGGGATTCCAAATTCAGCAGAGGAAATAATGGTTGATAGAGATATAATTTTATGTGAGGCGGAAAATTCAAGATTACATATTGCACATGCTTCTACAAATGGATCATTAAGAATGGTAAAGGAAGCAAAACTAAGAGGTGTTAATGTAACGGTAGAAGTAACACCACACCATTTTACATTAACAGATGAAGAAGTAGAAAAACAAGATTATAGTACAGATACAAAAGTAAATCCGCCACTTAGAAATAAAAAAGATAGAGATGCAATTATAGAGTATATAAGAGATGGGATAGTTGATGTAATAGCAACTGATCATGCACCACATACAAAAGTTGATAAAAACGTAGAATATGATTTTGCTCCTTTTGGAATATCGGGAATAGAAACTGCAGTAGGATTAGTAGTAACAGAACTTTTGAAAAAGGATGTTATTGATTTGAATAGAATGGCAGAACTTTTATCAATTAATCCAAGAAAGATTTTAAAAATAAAGGGTGGCATAAAAAAAGGAAATTTAGCAAAATTGAGTATAATAGATATAGATAAAAAATGGATTGTAAACAAAAATGAATTTTATTCAAAAGGAATTAATACTCCGTTTAATGAGATGGAACTTTATGGTAAGCCATATATGACAATAGTTAATGGAAATATTGTTATGAAAAATGGAGAGATTTTAGGATAA
- a CDS encoding trimeric intracellular cation channel family protein, with the protein MVIEILNIIGVIVFSISGALKGLKYNLDILGVVVLGTITAIGGGILRDLLLNDMPMVLKNETDMYFAIVVAILTYIGGRRVENYSKIIKVFDAAGLAVFTIIGAARGMDKGLGVLGIVIMGTLTGVAGGVTRDLLVREIPFVLKEEVYALFCILGSAFYFYSVKYDFLSKNMTMYIIIFGIFLGRIVAVKYDLHLPKYKGH; encoded by the coding sequence ATGGTTATTGAAATTTTAAATATAATAGGAGTAATAGTGTTTTCAATATCTGGTGCATTAAAAGGATTAAAGTACAATTTAGATATTTTAGGAGTGGTTGTTCTTGGGACAATAACTGCTATTGGCGGAGGTATATTAAGAGATTTGTTATTAAATGATATGCCAATGGTATTAAAAAATGAAACAGATATGTATTTTGCAATAGTTGTAGCAATACTAACATATATTGGTGGGAGAAGAGTAGAAAATTACTCTAAGATAATTAAGGTATTTGATGCAGCAGGACTTGCAGTTTTTACAATAATAGGTGCAGCACGAGGAATGGATAAAGGACTTGGGGTACTTGGAATAGTAATAATGGGAACTTTAACAGGAGTTGCTGGTGGAGTCACTAGAGATCTATTGGTAAGGGAAATACCATTTGTGTTAAAAGAAGAAGTGTATGCTTTGTTTTGTATTTTAGGGTCAGCATTTTATTTTTATAGTGTAAAGTACGATTTTTTAAGTAAAAATATGACAATGTATATTATTATATTTGGAATATTTTTAGGAAGAATAGTTGCTGTAAAGTATGATTTGCATTTGCCTAAATATAAAGGGCATTAG
- the carA gene encoding glutamine-hydrolyzing carbamoyl-phosphate synthase small subunit, translating into MKAILYFEDGTYLMGESFGAEGEIIGEVVFNTSMTGYQEILTDPSYRGQLVTMTCPEIGNYGVNSEDVESEKVQAAGFIVKNYNEEYSNFRGEKSLAEYLKENGVIGIQRVDTRAITKKIREKGAMNGIISTVEFEVEKLAQKLKEAPSMEGLDLVKEVTTDKIYKWNKLNNEKKYNVVVYDFGVKQNILRILENLGCDLTVVPATTSAKEILELNPDGIFLSNGPGDPAAVDYAIKNIEQIISKVPVFGICLGHQLASLALGGETYKMKFGHRGGNQPVKDVNSGKIEITAQNHGFAVDADSLKDKGGEIKYINLNDNTVEGLTYKEKELLTVQHHPEASPGPHDSYHIFEEFIKMMEMRQNDKTQNTNSR; encoded by the coding sequence ATGAAAGCAATTTTATATTTTGAAGATGGGACCTATTTAATGGGAGAAAGTTTTGGAGCAGAAGGAGAAATAATCGGAGAGGTGGTTTTTAATACTTCAATGACTGGTTATCAAGAAATTTTAACTGATCCATCTTATAGGGGTCAATTGGTAACAATGACTTGTCCTGAAATTGGAAATTATGGGGTAAATTCTGAGGATGTAGAATCAGAAAAAGTACAAGCAGCAGGGTTTATTGTAAAAAATTATAATGAAGAATATTCAAATTTTAGAGGTGAAAAAAGTTTAGCAGAATATTTAAAAGAAAATGGAGTAATAGGTATACAAAGAGTAGACACAAGAGCTATTACTAAAAAAATAAGAGAAAAAGGTGCAATGAATGGAATTATATCAACTGTTGAATTTGAAGTAGAAAAACTTGCACAAAAATTAAAAGAAGCTCCTTCAATGGAAGGGTTGGACCTTGTAAAAGAGGTAACTACAGATAAAATATATAAGTGGAATAAATTAAATAATGAAAAAAAATATAATGTAGTTGTCTATGATTTTGGAGTAAAGCAAAATATTTTGAGAATTCTTGAAAATTTAGGATGTGATTTAACTGTTGTACCAGCTACAACTTCAGCAAAAGAGATATTAGAATTAAATCCAGATGGGATATTTTTATCAAATGGACCTGGAGATCCAGCAGCGGTAGATTATGCAATTAAAAATATAGAACAAATTATAAGTAAAGTTCCAGTATTTGGAATATGTCTAGGGCATCAATTAGCTTCTTTGGCTCTTGGAGGAGAAACTTATAAAATGAAATTTGGACATAGAGGTGGGAACCAGCCAGTAAAAGATGTAAACAGCGGGAAAATAGAAATAACAGCTCAAAATCACGGATTTGCTGTAGATGCAGATAGTTTGAAAGATAAGGGCGGGGAAATAAAATATATTAATTTAAATGATAATACAGTTGAAGGATTAACTTATAAAGAAAAAGAGCTATTAACAGTTCAACATCATCCAGAGGCAAGTCCTGGACCGCATGATAGTTACCATATTTTTGAAGAATTCATAAAAATGATGGAGATGAGACAAAATGATAAGACACAAAATACTAATAGTAGATGA
- a CDS encoding DUF2225 domain-containing protein, translating into MIRHKILIVDDVHAAHHLYKQTLKREEYEILDAERGKEALSLILSEDIELVILDINLPDISGLEVLKKIREKNKELPVIILTGESQKEKVIKAASFDIIHYLVKPINLDMLKRRVKQSLKLDKNEKLGVIATKSKEILDELCDIEIDESLDENVKELKEQIKDIALKLHSLEEKQKEKTKLDEVIWEKEVECPVCGTNFITYNFKSKSLPIKEKESDFHEIYDFLNPLVFDIWVCPECLYASKREDFEDVNMELIEKIAKDKSKRKKIANKADFNLPRNNELGILSYRLAIMSYRYRKQSNAFFGSLYLKACWIAREQRDIDVEMEFMRLVTDYYEKALSSGEKIGGQLSELGLIYLLGELYRRLGDLDKAGKYFMKVKQDPEVKKEKAILRMSDAQMELVKEAKKNKK; encoded by the coding sequence ATGATAAGACACAAAATACTAATAGTAGATGATGTACATGCAGCACATCATCTATATAAACAAACATTAAAGAGAGAAGAATATGAAATATTAGATGCAGAGAGGGGCAAAGAGGCCCTCTCTTTGATTTTGTCTGAAGATATAGAGTTAGTGATTTTAGATATAAATTTGCCGGATATTTCTGGATTAGAAGTTTTGAAAAAAATAAGAGAAAAAAATAAAGAATTACCTGTAATAATTTTAACAGGTGAAAGTCAAAAAGAAAAGGTTATTAAAGCGGCATCTTTTGATATAATACACTATTTAGTAAAGCCTATAAACTTGGATATGTTAAAGAGACGAGTGAAACAATCTTTAAAATTAGATAAAAATGAAAAATTAGGTGTAATAGCTACAAAATCAAAAGAAATTTTAGATGAATTATGTGATATTGAAATAGATGAAAGCTTAGATGAGAATGTAAAAGAGCTGAAAGAACAAATAAAGGATATAGCTTTGAAATTACATTCATTAGAAGAGAAACAAAAAGAAAAGACAAAACTAGACGAAGTTATATGGGAAAAAGAGGTAGAATGTCCAGTATGTGGAACAAATTTTATAACATATAATTTCAAGAGTAAATCATTGCCTATAAAAGAAAAAGAAAGTGATTTTCATGAAATTTATGATTTTTTAAATCCTTTAGTTTTTGATATTTGGGTTTGTCCAGAGTGTTTATATGCATCTAAAAGAGAAGATTTTGAAGATGTTAATATGGAATTAATAGAAAAAATAGCTAAGGATAAAAGTAAAAGAAAAAAAATTGCTAATAAAGCTGATTTTAATTTGCCTAGAAATAACGAATTGGGAATTTTAAGTTATAGGCTTGCTATTATGTCATATAGATATAGAAAACAGAGTAATGCTTTTTTTGGGAGTTTATATTTGAAAGCTTGTTGGATTGCAAGAGAGCAAAGAGATATAGATGTAGAGATGGAGTTTATGAGGTTGGTAACAGATTATTATGAAAAGGCATTGTCAAGTGGTGAAAAAATTGGAGGACAACTTTCAGAGCTGGGACTTATCTATTTATTAGGTGAACTATATAGAAGATTAGGGGACTTAGATAAAGCTGGAAAATATTTTATGAAAGTTAAGCAAGATCCAGAAGTAAAAAAAGAAAAGGCAATACTTAGAATGTCAGATGCGCAAATGGAATTAGTTAAGGAGGCAAAAAAAAATAAAAAATGA
- a CDS encoding IMPACT family protein — MRTIKKEHKIEFEEKKSEFIGYIKPIKTKEEAIEFIEYIREKHKDARHNPYGYRIYSGGVESFKFDDDGEPKNTAGKPIADLIAIRDIWNVVIVVTRYFGGIKLGAGGLIRNYAKAAKLAIEESEIVEIVEKSVVVIDFSYKKINEIDFYLNELKINILRKEFEERVTYTLSATKENIKKLKKINGIIIIEN, encoded by the coding sequence ATGAGAACTATAAAAAAAGAGCATAAAATTGAATTTGAAGAAAAAAAATCTGAATTTATAGGATATATAAAACCAATAAAAACAAAAGAAGAGGCAATTGAATTTATTGAATATATTAGAGAAAAACATAAAGATGCGAGACATAATCCGTATGGATATAGAATATATTCCGGTGGAGTGGAAAGCTTTAAATTTGATGATGATGGAGAGCCTAAAAATACAGCAGGAAAGCCTATTGCAGATTTAATAGCAATCAGAGATATTTGGAATGTTGTAATAGTGGTAACCAGGTATTTTGGAGGGATAAAATTAGGGGCAGGTGGACTTATTAGAAATTATGCAAAAGCAGCAAAATTAGCAATTGAAGAATCTGAAATAGTAGAAATAGTGGAAAAATCTGTAGTTGTAATAGATTTTAGTTATAAAAAAATAAATGAAATAGATTTTTATTTGAATGAATTGAAAATTAATATATTGAGAAAAGAATTTGAAGAAAGGGTTACATATACATTGTCTGCAACTAAAGAGAACATAAAAAAATTAAAAAAGATAAATGGAATAATTATTATTGAAAATTAA